One window of the Stegostoma tigrinum isolate sSteTig4 chromosome 16, sSteTig4.hap1, whole genome shotgun sequence genome contains the following:
- the LOC125460041 gene encoding testis, prostate and placenta-expressed protein-like, with product MQKKHGHEYEGLGAPKPPWRVSLAARKTGLYRPDLPTLRRMNMDDEVSKLPNEHCRSTTTCTADDFASSSFTLFDHPKQTHAALLFNYAGGSLTISDKFSPDGKRYTVPSVHIEKPWSHYKPLITKASKDWSRFVSECGEFVLPKRDFKDVHFSGYAVRYLKPNITQSWKYHLQSEPSVSKYDQKPIPYETWNRYRRLSSPFSRTSFQRPWY from the exons ATGCAGAAGAAACATGGTCACGAGTACGAAGGGCTGGGAGCGCCGAAGCCTCCGTGGCGGGTTAGCCTGGCCGCCCGGAAAACGGGCCTCTACCGGCCTGACCTGCCCACCTTACGCCGCATGAACATGGACGACGAAGTCAGCAAACTGCCCAACGAGCACTGCAGGAGCACCACCACATGCACGGCTG ATGACTTTGCAAGTTCTTCCTTTACCCTATTTGATCATCCAAAACAAACCCATGCAGCATTG TTATTTAACTATGCTGGAGGATCACTGACTATAAGTGACAAATTTTCTCCTGATGGAAAACGATATACAGTCCCCAGCGTTCATATTGAGAAACCCTGGAGCCACTATAAGCCTTTGATCACTAAGGCCTCAAAGGATTGGTCTCGGTTTGTCTCAGAGTGTGGGGAATTTGTGCTTCCCAAAAGGGACTTCAAAG ATGTACACTTCTCTGGTTATGCAGTCAGATATTTGAAACCCAACATTACCCAGTCCTGGAAG TATCACCTTCAATCAGAGCCATCGGTTTCCAAATACGATCAGAAGCCTATTCCGTATGAAACTTG GAATCGATATAGAAGGTTATCCAGTCCTTTCAG